The proteins below come from a single Myripristis murdjan chromosome 10, fMyrMur1.1, whole genome shotgun sequence genomic window:
- the LOC115366999 gene encoding ribonuclease-like 3: MRIQVVCVLLVSLCATVLSQPADVYPRYQKFIDQHINRQMRIDRCDAVINGKRISKTNSNECKETNTFIRANLNTVRSVCERGGVPAGNGLTRSLNPFDIVVCTLKNHGGTVPHCRYRGQSRTRYINFACDRGYPVHFDGDIVHLEN; the protein is encoded by the coding sequence ATGAGGATCCAGGTTGTCTGTGTGTTGCTGGTGTCTCTTTGTGCCACCGTGCTCTCCCAGCCCGCAGACGTCTATCCCCGTTACCAGAAGTTCATCGACCAACATATCAACAGGCAGATGAGAATCGACAGGTGTGACGCGGTGATAAACGGCAAGAGAATCAGCAAGACCAATAGCAACGAGTGCAAGGAGACCAACACCTTCATCCGGGCCAACCTCAATACTGTCAGGTCAGTCTGTGAAAGGGGTGGAGTGCCAGCTGGAAACGGCTTGACCAGAAGCCTAAACCCATTTGACATTGTcgtctgcacactgaaaaacCATGGAGGGACGGTTCCCCACTGCCGGTACAGGGGTCAGTCCCGCACCAGGTATATTAATTTCGCCTGCGACCGAGGTTATCctgttcactttgatggagATATTGTACACTTGGAGAACTGA
- the LOC115367000 gene encoding signal-regulatory protein beta-2-like produces the protein MLLVFCMLFVLSIGRCTDDQNFTTVTAHVGENVTLTCMRHDSSDTKFLFWIRLVAGNFPEVLGRTFSFPYISHDGVARITAKQEPGKFVLHITKTQLSDTAIYYCIKVYQIRMTFLNGTFLRIKDSEPNITVVTQVFPSEPVYEGDPVTLQCSLLSDSENKACPAEHSVFWFRAGSDESHPRMIYTHGNWGDGCEKSPEAGSPPQSCVYSFSKNSVSSSDAGTYYCAVATCGEILFGKGAKLDIEGKGAKLDIKVSATRRPMLFEDEEKVRQRVADTLVYSAVMFTRRTNGNSRMRKRKTAEAEAVHAAVRTRD, from the exons ATGTTGTTGGTATTTTGTATGCTGTTTGTGCTCAGTATTGGAC GATGCACAGATGATCAGAATTTCACGACAGTGACTGCTCATGTTGGGGAAAATGTGACTCTAACGTGTATGCGACACGACTCTTCAGACACAAAATTCTTATTTTGGATCCGACTTGTTGCTGGAAATTTTCCTGAAGTCTTAGGAAGAACATTTAGCTTTCCATATATAAGCCATGATGGAGTGGCTCGCattacagcaaaacaagagCCTGGAAAATTTGTTCTAcatattacaaaaacacaactaAGTGATACTGCAATTTACTACTGTATAAAAGTATATCAAATAAgaatgacatttttgaatggaaCATTTCTGAGAATCAAAG ACTCAGAACCAAACATCACTGTTGTCACTCAAGTCTTTCCGTCTGAGCCCGTCTATGAAGGAGACCCTGTGACTCTCCAGTGTTCACTCCTCTCTGACTCGGAGAACAAAGCCTGTCCAGCAGAACACAGTGTGTTCTGGTTCAGAGCCGGATCAGATGAGTCTCATCCCAGGATGATTTACACTCATGGAAACTGGGGTGATGGATGTGAGAAGAGTCCTGAGGCtggctctcctccacagagctgTGTCTACAGCTTCTCCAAGAACAGCGTCAGCTCCTCTGATGCAGGGACTTACTACTGTGCTGTGGCCACATGTGGGGAGATCCTGTTTGGAAAAGGAGCTAAACTGGACATTGAAGGTAAAGGAGCTAAACTGGACATCAAAG TTTCAGCCACCAGAAGGCCTATGTTATTTGAGGATGAAGAAAAGGTCAGGCAG AGAGTTGCAGACACGTTAGTTTATTCTGCAGTAATGTTTACCAGGAGGACAAATGGCAACAGCAgaatgaggaagagaaaaacagcagaggcagaggccgTCCACGCTGCTGTCAGGACTCGGGATTAG
- the LOC115367003 gene encoding uncharacterized protein LOC115367003 yields MMIKLWVTVFLLHRVYTLTSVTTVQLGEPATLECFFSAEGYSSRKVQWYKQSIGETLELITTLFVGPELKVESTSRYELKTFINMSHLTISSTIQEDEAMYHCAVSDWKSANWSGTFLSLKGNTQRMSDYTVVQRPVSEPVYEGDPVTLQCSLLSDTENKACPAEHSVFWFRAGSDESHPRMIYTHGNRSDGCEKSPEAGSPPQSCVYNFSKSSVSSSDAGTYYCAVATCGEILFGNATKLDIEEKGSPVFNALITTAVCLALSVIGNIVLICNRNPTQSVCERCKGKLS; encoded by the exons atgATGATCAAACTATGGGTTACAGTGTTCCTCCTCCATCGAGTGT ATACTTTGACATCAGTGACCACAGTGCAACTTGGTGAACCTGCGACCCTTGAGTGTTTCTTCTCTGCTGAGGGCTACAGCAGTAGGAAAGTCCAGTGGTACAAACAGAGCATTGGGGAGACTCTGGAATTAATTACAACTTTGTTTGTAGGGCCTGAACTGAAGGTTGAATCTACCTCAAGATATGAACTTAAAACTTTTATTAATATGAGCCACCTGACCATCTCAAGCACAATACAAGAAGATGAGGCCATGTATCACTGCGCAGTCTCCGACTGGAAAAGTGCTAATTGGAGTGGCACATTTTTGTCCTTAAAAG gaaacacacagaggatgtCAGACTATACTGTTGTGCAGAGGCCAGTGTCTGAGCCCGTCTATGAAGGAGACCCTGTGACTCTCCAGTGTTCACTCCTCTCTGACACGGAGAACAAAGCCTGTCCAGCAGAACACAGTGTGTTCTGGTTCAGAGCCGGATCAGATGAGTCTCATCCCAGGATGATTTACACTCATGGAAACAGGAGTGATGGATGTGAGAAGAGTCCTGAGGCTGGCTCTCCACCACAGAGCTGTGTCTACAACTTCTCCAAGAGCAGTGTCAGCTCCTCTGATGCTGGGACTTACTACTGTGCTGTGGCCACATGTGGGGAGATCCTGTTTGGAAATGCAACTAAACTGGACATTGAAG AAAAAGGAAGTCCAGTTTTCAATGCTCTGATCACGACCGCGGTCTGCCTGGCCCTGTCTGTAATTGGAAATATTGTTCTCATCTGTAACCGAAATCCAACCCAATCAGTGTGTGAACGATGTAAAGGTAAGCTGTCTTAG